The Neochlamydia sp. S13 genome has a segment encoding these proteins:
- a CDS encoding Tex family protein, translating into MAIDAFKFLVEELELPVESIQAVIKLLTEGNTIPFISRYRKEATGNLNEVQIRAIQERYNYLLELEERKKSIIESIELQGKMTDSLKIQIQNCISKAVLEDLYLPYKLKKRTKAAIAKEKGLEPFALRILEQPIAGHPFEEAAVYIDAKKGVSSIEEVLAGALDIVADSIATTPEVRAYVRECFENDGVVVSKVVEGKESVASKYEAYYSFQEKVSKIPSHRYLAIRRGEKEEILDFHIEVAEENIRDSIKSIMKYNPRSPFAEFLEKGVTQAFKRYLSPSVETEIRVQLKMQSDRAAIEVFAENLRHRLLDAPLGSKVVIGIDPGFRTGCKCVVIDETGKFIDYKTIYPFQSSTAKEQAQKILWQMISSYPPYAIGVGNGTAGRETEAFVQEVLTKNNLSKIILLAVNEAGASVYSASDIAREEFPELDVTIRGAISIARRLQDPLAELVKVDPQAIGVGQYQHDVHQPLLKDKLHEVVESCVNHVGVELNTASAALLSYVAGIGPQMALKIVKHREAQGPFKGRKDLKNVPGFGARTFEQSAGFLRVRAGEHPLDGSAVHPERYEVVEHIAKDMGVPLNALIGNENYIHKIEIKRYISGSLGEPTLKDIIAELQKPGRDPRQSFEKLQFRHDVNAIQDLKEGMILEGIVTNVAAFGVFIDIGVHQDGFIHISELADRYVREPSEVVHFGKRLKVRVLAVEVDRKRISLTARTVEANKAKKEKGPAKKEKKGFSASPFANL; encoded by the coding sequence ATGGCTATAGATGCTTTTAAATTTTTGGTAGAAGAACTCGAATTACCAGTAGAAAGTATACAAGCGGTCATTAAGTTATTGACTGAAGGTAATACTATTCCTTTTATTTCTAGATATAGAAAAGAAGCCACGGGAAATTTAAATGAAGTGCAAATTCGAGCTATTCAAGAGCGATATAATTACTTGCTCGAGCTTGAAGAGCGAAAAAAATCCATAATAGAATCTATAGAGCTACAAGGCAAGATGACAGATTCTTTAAAAATCCAGATTCAAAATTGCATCTCTAAAGCTGTTCTGGAAGACCTTTATTTACCCTATAAGCTTAAAAAACGTACTAAAGCTGCCATAGCTAAAGAAAAAGGTTTAGAGCCTTTTGCTTTACGTATCCTGGAGCAACCTATAGCAGGTCATCCGTTTGAGGAGGCTGCAGTTTATATCGATGCTAAAAAAGGGGTAAGTAGTATTGAAGAGGTTTTAGCAGGCGCTTTAGATATTGTGGCCGATAGTATTGCAACAACCCCTGAAGTAAGAGCTTATGTACGCGAGTGTTTTGAAAACGACGGTGTTGTGGTGTCTAAAGTGGTGGAAGGTAAAGAAAGCGTAGCCAGCAAGTATGAAGCTTATTATTCTTTTCAAGAAAAAGTCTCTAAAATTCCTTCTCATCGCTATTTAGCCATTCGTCGCGGAGAAAAAGAAGAAATATTAGATTTTCATATAGAAGTGGCTGAAGAAAATATACGAGATTCAATCAAATCTATCATGAAATATAATCCTCGTTCACCTTTTGCTGAATTCTTAGAGAAAGGCGTGACGCAAGCTTTTAAACGCTACCTTTCTCCTAGTGTGGAGACAGAAATTAGAGTACAGCTTAAAATGCAATCAGATCGTGCCGCCATAGAGGTTTTTGCCGAAAATTTGCGCCATCGATTATTAGATGCTCCCTTAGGTTCTAAGGTTGTGATTGGAATTGATCCAGGCTTTCGTACGGGGTGTAAATGCGTAGTGATTGATGAGACGGGCAAATTTATCGATTATAAAACCATTTATCCCTTTCAATCGAGTACAGCTAAGGAACAAGCACAAAAAATTTTATGGCAAATGATTAGCAGTTATCCACCTTATGCAATCGGTGTGGGAAATGGTACGGCAGGTCGAGAAACAGAAGCTTTTGTACAAGAGGTACTTACCAAAAACAATTTATCGAAAATTATCTTGCTTGCCGTGAACGAAGCAGGGGCCAGTGTTTACAGCGCCTCTGATATTGCGCGGGAGGAATTTCCTGAGCTTGATGTAACTATACGAGGAGCTATTTCTATAGCTAGAAGGCTCCAAGACCCTCTTGCTGAGCTAGTTAAAGTTGATCCTCAAGCTATCGGCGTGGGGCAGTATCAACACGATGTCCATCAACCTTTGCTCAAAGATAAACTGCACGAAGTTGTTGAAAGTTGTGTAAATCATGTAGGAGTAGAGCTAAATACCGCCAGTGCAGCTTTATTAAGCTATGTGGCCGGCATTGGACCTCAGATGGCTTTAAAAATTGTTAAACATCGTGAAGCACAAGGGCCCTTTAAAGGGCGTAAAGACCTTAAAAATGTTCCTGGGTTCGGAGCTCGTACTTTTGAGCAGTCTGCCGGCTTTTTGCGTGTCAGAGCAGGAGAGCATCCTTTAGATGGGTCAGCTGTACACCCTGAAAGATATGAAGTAGTAGAGCATATTGCCAAGGATATGGGTGTACCCTTAAATGCTTTGATAGGAAATGAAAACTACATTCATAAAATTGAAATCAAACGTTATATTTCAGGGTCTTTAGGGGAGCCTACTCTTAAAGATATCATAGCTGAATTACAAAAGCCCGGGCGTGATCCACGGCAGAGCTTTGAAAAATTGCAGTTTCGGCATGACGTTAATGCTATCCAAGATCTTAAAGAGGGCATGATTTTAGAAGGGATTGTTACTAATGTAGCTGCTTTTGGTGTATTTATAGACATTGGCGTTCATCAGGACGGCTTTATACATATATCAGAGCTAGCCGATCGATATGTTAGAGAACCTTCAGAAGTAGTGCATTTTGGCAAGCGACTTAAAGTTCGAGTCTTAGCAGTTGAAGTGGACCGAAAACGTATTTCTTTAACGGCTCGTACCGTAGAAGCTAATAAAGCTAAAAAAGAAAAAGGTCCAGCGAAGAAGGAAAAAAAAGGTTTTAGTGCCAGTCCTTTTGCTAATCTATAA
- a CDS encoding dienelactone hydrolase family protein — MNVSYQADGLCCEGYLVNPKEMRHAQPAILIAHAWYGQDEFARKKAHELADLGYIALAIDMFGHRKNATCDEEASSLIKPLYLDRKLLQVRISAAFETLLKQPGVDGTRVGAIGFCFGGLAVIELLRSGAPIKSVVSFHAVINYSGVNSFPIAKNIKGSILLLHGYEDPLCPSKEIQYLQRELNDARVDWQMDIYGMTSHAFTNPLVNDKKKGLIYNEKASTRAWLAMKNFFHETLGR; from the coding sequence ATGAATGTCTCCTATCAAGCTGACGGCCTTTGTTGCGAAGGCTACCTAGTCAATCCCAAAGAAATGCGTCATGCCCAACCAGCGATCCTTATTGCCCATGCTTGGTATGGTCAGGATGAGTTTGCACGCAAAAAAGCACATGAGCTAGCTGATCTTGGTTATATTGCTTTGGCTATTGATATGTTTGGCCACCGAAAGAATGCTACGTGTGATGAAGAAGCATCTTCCTTAATTAAACCTCTTTACCTGGATCGTAAGCTTTTGCAAGTTAGAATCAGCGCAGCATTTGAAACTCTACTTAAGCAGCCTGGAGTGGATGGCACACGAGTTGGCGCGATTGGGTTCTGTTTTGGTGGATTAGCAGTCATCGAGTTACTGAGGAGTGGAGCACCGATAAAAAGCGTAGTAAGCTTTCATGCTGTAATTAATTATTCAGGTGTTAATTCTTTCCCTATTGCTAAAAATATTAAAGGATCTATCCTGCTTTTACATGGTTATGAAGATCCATTATGCCCTTCAAAAGAAATTCAATATCTTCAAAGAGAGCTCAATGACGCTCGTGTGGATTGGCAAATGGATATTTATGGGATGACATCCCATGCTTTTACTAACCCACTCGTCAATGATAAAAAGAAAGGTCTAATATATAATGAAAAAGCGAGCACAAGAGCTTGGCTAGCGATGAAGAATTTTTTTCACGAAACATTAGGGAGATAG
- a CDS encoding TMEM14 family protein, with protein sequence MKWSAWITITYALIVMSGGMVGFIQAHSYPSLIAATLSATLLFIGAIGMFRKSILAYTLVVFIHLLLTLFFTYRYAITTKFMPAGLMIILSASSLIFILTKGKKKARLI encoded by the coding sequence ATGAAATGGTCTGCATGGATAACCATTACTTACGCTTTAATCGTTATGTCAGGAGGAATGGTGGGATTTATACAGGCCCATAGCTATCCTTCATTGATTGCAGCAACTTTATCAGCCACCTTATTATTTATAGGTGCTATAGGAATGTTTAGAAAAAGTATTTTAGCTTATACATTAGTGGTGTTCATACACCTATTATTAACTTTATTTTTTACTTATCGTTATGCCATTACCACCAAGTTTATGCCGGCAGGCCTAATGATCATCCTGAGCGCCAGCTCTCTTATATTTATTCTTACTAAAGGCAAAAAGAAAGCTAGATTAATTTAA
- a CDS encoding ABC transporter ATP-binding protein, whose protein sequence is MAAWDNVLLGNGYNFKLWDEKTSQRLKRCLQRNIDLERFDQVLAIFVALITSIPSLGVVIYSAIQHAQDPVKLSAFVVILPLLFQILSYTYQTLSLAFRWGMHRSKLTAIYRSIQASKDSPSSLEKKVNWSKISAKHHSTVAEHNPMSITSPPSIESHSNLIRLTQRKGRLTLRGENGCGKSTALILIKDALASKAFLLPTHNQLSFTSETNKHSTGESLRKRLQEIADKVDVEVLLLDEWDANLDKGNQEILSGLIDLLAEKKCVIEVRHR, encoded by the coding sequence TTGGCAGCATGGGATAACGTTTTATTAGGCAACGGCTACAATTTTAAGCTTTGGGACGAAAAAACTTCGCAACGTTTGAAGCGGTGTTTACAACGTAACATTGATCTGGAAAGATTTGATCAAGTTTTAGCTATATTTGTTGCTTTAATAACTTCTATTCCTTCTCTAGGAGTAGTTATCTACTCAGCTATTCAACATGCGCAAGATCCTGTTAAGCTTTCTGCCTTTGTAGTTATCCTTCCCCTTCTTTTCCAAATCCTTTCCTACACTTATCAAACCTTGTCTTTAGCTTTTCGATGGGGAATGCATCGCAGCAAGCTTACAGCTATTTATCGATCTATACAAGCATCTAAAGATTCCCCTTCATCTCTTGAAAAGAAAGTTAATTGGTCCAAAATTAGCGCTAAACACCATTCGACAGTAGCAGAGCATAATCCTATGTCGATAACTTCTCCTCCTTCTATCGAATCGCATAGCAATCTTATACGTTTGACCCAGCGTAAAGGCCGTCTAACTTTGCGAGGTGAAAATGGCTGTGGTAAATCGACTGCACTTATTCTCATAAAAGATGCATTGGCTAGCAAAGCCTTTCTTCTTCCCACTCACAATCAATTATCTTTTACTTCTGAAACTAATAAGCACTCGACGGGAGAATCTTTACGTAAGCGACTTCAGGAAATTGCCGATAAAGTTGATGTAGAGGTTTTACTGTTAGATGAATGGGATGCTAATTTGGATAAAGGAAATCAAGAAATTTTATCAGGACTCATTGATCTTTTGGCAGAAAAAAAGTGCGTGATCGAAGTTCGACACCGTTAA
- a CDS encoding peptidylprolyl isomerase: protein MNAKKNPIVLFTTSMGNIKLELYPEKAPLTVKNFVDYVESGHFNQTIFHRVIDSFMIQGGGFNQEFDQKPTKASIKNEAHNGLKNIRGSIAMARTNEIHSASSQFFINLVDNDFLNFKSPAAHEYGYCVFGQVIEGLEVVDKIGKVKTGSKGPHRDVPLETVEILSATQEI, encoded by the coding sequence ATGAATGCAAAAAAAAATCCTATCGTATTATTCACCACCTCTATGGGAAATATAAAACTAGAGCTTTATCCAGAAAAAGCCCCTCTTACTGTAAAAAACTTTGTAGATTATGTGGAAAGTGGCCATTTTAATCAGACAATATTCCATCGGGTTATTGACAGTTTTATGATCCAAGGAGGAGGTTTTAATCAAGAATTTGATCAAAAACCCACAAAAGCTTCGATTAAAAATGAAGCTCATAATGGCTTAAAGAATATTCGAGGTTCCATAGCTATGGCGCGGACTAATGAAATTCATAGCGCTTCCTCTCAATTCTTTATCAATCTTGTAGATAATGACTTTCTTAATTTTAAGAGTCCCGCTGCTCATGAATATGGTTATTGCGTATTTGGTCAAGTCATAGAAGGGCTAGAAGTGGTTGACAAGATAGGTAAAGTCAAAACTGGCTCTAAAGGACCTCACCGTGATGTGCCTTTAGAAACGGTCGAAATCTTATCTGCTACGCAAGAGATTTAA
- a CDS encoding leucine-rich repeat domain-containing protein: MNPSSSISIEHLPNEVLTSILEYCPRPVLLRVSTRWRHLLATEVMPSLYKQIGKVHVPQGNDSEQAFILDRIYKLESGLPEIAKINAIFKQIFTLASSLSPLELEFKWKTEEKRYLTLANYSSYLVNINRLLIWKEIPGGKEYLDQEEIKYLPLEKKGELFRDWIERHGKVITSLDLTEIGLTFLPAEIGQLSQLEVLYLNDNQLTSLPVEIGQLSQLQYLYLNNNPLTSLPAEIGELSQLRTLFLSDNQLTCLPAEIGQLSRLRNLGLSRNQLISIPAEIGQLPQLQTLGLDNNQLTSLPLEIGQLSQLQYLYLNNNPLTSLPTQIGQLSQLQTLDLEGNQLTFLPIGIGQLSQLQGLYLQNNQLTFIPAEIGQLSQLQTLSLENNQLTSLPAEIGQLSQLQGLYLQNNQLTFIPAEIGQLPQLQALNLENNQLTSLPAEIGQLSQLQGLYLQNNQLTFIPAEIGQLPQLQTLNLENNQLTFIPAEIGQLFQLQWLDLNNNPLISIPAEIGQLSQLEVLYLNDNQLTCLPSEIGQLSQLQYLYLNNNPLTSLPAEIGQLSQLQTLSLENNQLTSLPVGIGQLSQLQGLYLQNNQLTFIPAEIGQLSHLQTLNLENNQLTSLAVGIGQLYKLQGLYLQNNQLTFIPAEIGQLLLLQTLSLENNQLTSLPAEIGQLFQLQYLSLNNNPLTSLPAEIGQLSHLQTLSLENNQLTFLPIGIGQLSQLQGLYLQNNQLTFIPAELGQLPQLQTLSLENNQLTSLPAEIGQLFQLQCLDLNNNQLISIPAEIGQLSQLEVLYLNDNQLTCLPAEIGQLSQLQYLSLNNNPLTSLPAEIGQLSQLQTLSLENNQLTFLPIGIGQLSQLQRLYLQNNQLTSIPSGIGQLLQLQTLYLENNKLTFLPVGIGQLSQLQTLDLEGNQLTSLPVEIGQLSQLQYLSLNNNKLNFFPVGIGQLSQLQTLDLEDNQLTSIPAEIGQLPQLQYLSLNNNKLTFLPVGIGQLSQLQGLYLQNNQLTFIPAEIGQLPQLQALGLDNNQLTSISLEIGQLSQLRYLNLNNNQLTCLPAELRQLSELRHLDLRHNQLTTLPTEIGQLTKWLKVFLNGNPLENISNEIKQHVRLYIKDTQ; this comes from the coding sequence ATGAATCCTAGCTCTTCTATCAGCATTGAGCATTTACCTAATGAAGTGCTCACCTCTATTTTGGAGTATTGTCCTAGGCCTGTCTTACTTAGGGTTTCTACTAGATGGCGCCATCTGCTAGCTACTGAAGTCATGCCTTCTCTTTATAAGCAAATAGGTAAAGTACATGTTCCTCAAGGGAATGATAGCGAGCAGGCTTTTATTTTAGATAGGATTTATAAGCTAGAAAGTGGACTTCCTGAAATAGCAAAGATCAATGCAATCTTTAAGCAAATCTTTACTTTAGCTAGTTCTCTCTCTCCGTTAGAATTAGAATTTAAATGGAAAACCGAGGAAAAGAGATATCTTACCCTGGCTAACTACTCCTCTTATCTTGTAAATATTAATCGCCTCTTAATTTGGAAAGAAATTCCTGGTGGAAAGGAATACTTAGACCAAGAAGAAATCAAGTATTTGCCTTTAGAAAAAAAAGGAGAGCTTTTTAGAGATTGGATTGAAAGGCATGGCAAAGTTATTACGAGCTTAGATTTAACAGAAATTGGTTTGACCTTTTTACCTGCAGAGATAGGGCAGCTATCGCAGCTGGAAGTGCTTTACTTAAATGATAACCAGCTTACTTCCCTTCCCGTGGAGATAGGGCAGCTGTCTCAGCTGCAATACCTTTACTTAAACAATAACCCGCTAACCTCCCTTCCTGCAGAGATAGGGGAGCTATCGCAGCTGCGAACGCTTTTCTTAAGCGACAACCAGCTTACTTGCCTTCCCGCAGAGATAGGGCAGCTGTCTCGGCTGAGAAATCTTGGTTTAAGCAGAAACCAGCTTATCTCTATTCCCGCAGAGATAGGGCAGTTACCTCAGCTGCAAACGCTTGGCTTAGACAATAACCAGCTTACTTCCCTTCCTCTAGAAATAGGGCAGCTTTCTCAGCTGCAATACCTTTACTTAAACAATAACCCGCTTACCTCCCTTCCGACACAGATAGGACAGCTGTCTCAGCTGCAAACGCTTGACTTAGAAGGTAACCAACTTACTTTCCTTCCCATAGGAATAGGACAGCTTTCTCAGCTTCAAGGGCTTTACTTGCAGAATAATCAGCTTACTTTCATCCCTGCAGAGATAGGGCAGTTATCTCAGCTGCAAACGCTTAGCTTAGAAAATAACCAACTTACTTCCCTTCCAGCAGAGATAGGACAGCTTTCTCAGCTTCAAGGGCTTTACTTGCAGAACAATCAGCTTACTTTCATCCCTGCAGAGATAGGGCAGTTACCTCAGCTGCAAGCGCTTAACTTAGAAAATAACCAACTTACTTCCCTTCCGGCAGAGATAGGACAGCTTTCTCAGCTTCAAGGGCTTTACTTACAGAACAATCAGCTTACTTTCATCCCTGCAGAGATAGGGCAGTTACCTCAGCTGCAAACGCTTAACTTAGAAAATAACCAGCTTACTTTCATCCCTGCAGAGATAGGACAACTTTTTCAGCTGCAATGGCTTGACTTAAACAATAACCCGCTTATCTCTATTCCTGCAGAGATAGGGCAATTATCGCAGCTGGAAGTGCTTTACTTAAATGATAACCAGCTTACTTGCCTTCCCTCGGAGATAGGTCAGCTTTCTCAGCTGCAATACCTTTACTTAAACAATAATCCGCTTACCTCTCTTCCGGCAGAGATAGGTCAGCTATCTCAGCTGCAAACGCTTAGCTTAGAAAATAACCAACTTACTTCCCTTCCTGTAGGAATAGGACAGCTTTCTCAGCTTCAAGGGCTTTACTTGCAGAACAATCAGCTTACTTTCATCCCTGCAGAGATAGGGCAGCTATCTCATCTGCAAACGCTTAACTTAGAAAATAACCAACTTACTTCCCTTGCCGTAGGAATAGGACAGCTTTATAAGCTTCAAGGGCTTTACTTGCAGAACAATCAGCTTACTTTCATCCCTGCAGAGATAGGGCAGTTACTTCTGCTGCAAACGCTTAGCTTAGAAAATAACCAACTTACTTCCCTTCCAGCAGAGATAGGACAACTTTTTCAGCTGCAATACCTTTCTTTAAACAATAACCCGCTTACCTCCCTTCCGGCAGAGATAGGCCAGCTATCTCACCTGCAAACGCTTAGCTTAGAAAATAACCAACTTACTTTTCTTCCCATAGGAATAGGACAACTGTCTCAGCTTCAAGGGCTTTACTTGCAGAACAATCAGCTTACTTTCATCCCTGCAGAGTTAGGGCAGTTACCTCAGCTGCAAACGCTTAGCTTAGAAAATAACCAACTTACTTCCCTTCCAGCAGAGATAGGACAACTTTTTCAGCTGCAATGTCTTGACTTAAACAATAACCAGCTTATCTCTATTCCTGCAGAGATAGGGCAGCTATCGCAGCTGGAAGTGCTTTACTTAAATGATAACCAGCTTACTTGCCTTCCCGCGGAAATAGGGCAGCTTTCTCAGCTGCAATACCTTTCCTTAAACAATAACCCGCTTACCTCCCTTCCAGCAGAGATAGGTCAGCTATCTCAGCTGCAAACGCTTAGCTTAGAAAATAACCAACTTACTTTTCTTCCCATAGGAATAGGACAGCTGTCTCAGCTTCAAAGGCTTTACTTGCAGAACAATCAGCTTACTTCCATCCCTTCAGGGATAGGGCAGTTACTTCAGCTGCAAACGCTTTACCTAGAAAATAACAAACTTACTTTCCTTCCCGTAGGAATAGGACAGCTGTCTCAGCTGCAAACGCTTGACTTAGAAGGTAACCAACTTACTTCTCTTCCGGTAGAAATAGGACAGCTTTCTCAGCTGCAATACCTTAGCTTAAACAATAACAAACTTAATTTCTTTCCCGTAGGAATAGGACAGCTGTCTCAGCTGCAAACGCTTGACTTAGAAGATAACCAACTTACTTCCATCCCTGCAGAGATAGGGCAGTTACCTCAGCTGCAATACCTTAGCTTAAACAATAACAAACTTACTTTCCTTCCCGTAGGAATAGGGCAGCTTTCTCAGCTTCAAGGGCTTTACTTGCAGAACAATCAGCTTACTTTCATCCCTGCAGAGATAGGGCAGTTACCTCAGCTGCAAGCGCTTGGCTTAGATAATAACCAACTTACTTCCATTTCCCTAGAAATAGGACAGCTTTCTCAGCTGCGATACCTTAACTTAAACAATAACCAGCTTACCTGCCTTCCTGCAGAGCTAAGGCAGCTATCTGAGCTGCGACACCTTGACTTAAGACACAACCAGCTCACCACTCTACCTACCGAGATAGGGCAGCTAACAAAATGGTTAAAGGTTTTTTTAAATGGAAACCCGCTGGAAAATATTTCAAATGAAATAAAGCAGCATGTTCGCTTGTATATAAAAGACACCCAATAG
- a CDS encoding leucine-rich repeat domain-containing protein, whose amino-acid sequence MNSSFSITIEHLPSEILVPILKACASPSLSSVCTRWRHLLATEVMPSLYKQIGKMHFPQGNITEQAYILDRIYKLEGGLPEVAKVNAIFKQIFTLANSLSPIEFKGKEVNTIFKQIFTLASSFFALEFKDKPKEKRYFTLANYSSYLVNINRLLMWNKIPGGKEYLDQEEIKYLPSEEKGELFREWIERYGKDITSLDLTGIGLTSLPSEIGQLSQLGYLDLNNNQLASLPAEIGQLSQLQWLYLNNNQLTSLPVELGQLSQLQWLGLSSNQLTALPPEIGQLLQLKTLNLRNNQLTSLPAEIGQLSQLQYLYLNSNHLTTLLAEIGRFSKLKALYLSNNQLISLPIEIGQLFQLQELYLDGNQLTCLPAEIGQLSQLQCLHLDDNQLTTLPAEIGQLSQLQMLYLNNSQLISLPAEIGQLSQLQKLEVYYNQLTTLPAEIGQLSQLQDLNLKNNQLISIPAEIGQLSQLQELDLNNNQLISIPAEIGQLSQLQELDLNNNQLISIPAEIGQLSQLQELDLNNNQLTCLPAEIGQLSQLIWLRLNNNQLTTLPVEVGQLSQLQELYLNNNQLTTLPAKIGQLPERLNLNLKENPLQSIPDEIKQRFRL is encoded by the coding sequence ATGAATTCTAGCTTTTCCATCACTATTGAACATTTACCTAGTGAGATACTAGTCCCTATTTTAAAGGCTTGCGCTAGCCCTTCCTTATCTAGTGTGTGTACAAGATGGCGTCATCTGCTAGCTACTGAAGTCATGCCCTCCCTTTATAAGCAAATAGGTAAAATGCATTTTCCTCAAGGAAATATTACCGAACAAGCTTATATTTTAGATAGGATTTATAAGCTAGAAGGTGGACTTCCTGAAGTAGCAAAGGTCAATGCAATCTTTAAGCAAATCTTTACTTTAGCTAACTCTCTTTCTCCTATAGAATTTAAAGGAAAAGAGGTAAATACAATTTTTAAGCAAATCTTTACTTTAGCTAGCTCTTTTTTTGCTTTAGAATTTAAAGATAAACCTAAGGAAAAGAGATATTTTACTTTGGCTAATTACTCATCTTATCTTGTAAATATTAATCGTCTTTTGATGTGGAATAAAATTCCTGGCGGAAAAGAGTACTTAGACCAAGAAGAAATCAAGTATTTGCCTTCAGAAGAAAAAGGAGAGCTTTTTAGAGAGTGGATTGAAAGGTATGGCAAAGATATTACGAGCTTAGATTTAACAGGAATTGGCTTGACTTCTTTACCCTCAGAGATAGGGCAGCTGTCTCAGCTGGGATACCTTGACTTAAACAATAACCAGCTTGCCTCCCTTCCTGCAGAAATAGGCCAGCTATCTCAGCTGCAATGGCTTTACTTAAACAACAACCAGCTAACAAGCCTTCCTGTAGAGCTAGGACAGTTATCGCAGTTGCAATGGCTTGGCTTAAGCAGCAACCAGCTTACCGCCCTTCCTCCAGAGATAGGACAGCTTTTGCAGCTGAAAACGCTTAATTTAAGAAATAACCAGCTCACCTCACTACCGGCAGAGATAGGGCAGCTATCTCAGCTGCAATACCTTTACTTAAATAGTAACCATCTTACCACTCTTCTTGCAGAGATAGGGCGGTTTTCTAAGCTTAAAGCGCTTTATTTAAGCAACAACCAGCTTATTTCCCTTCCTATAGAGATAGGACAACTGTTTCAGCTGCAAGAGCTTTACCTAGACGGCAACCAGCTCACATGCCTTCCTGCAGAGATAGGACAGCTGTCTCAGCTGCAATGCCTTCACTTAGACGACAATCAGCTTACCACTCTTCCTGCAGAGATAGGGCAATTATCGCAGTTGCAAATGCTTTACTTAAATAACAGCCAACTTATCTCCCTTCCTGCAGAAATAGGGCAGCTTTCTCAGCTGCAAAAGCTTGAAGTATACTACAATCAGCTTACCACTCTTCCTGCAGAGATAGGGCAGCTTTCTCAGCTGCAAGACCTTAACTTAAAAAACAACCAGCTTATCTCTATTCCTGCAGAGATAGGGCAATTATCGCAGCTGCAAGAGCTTGACTTAAACAACAACCAGCTTATCTCTATTCCTGCAGAGATAGGGCAATTATCGCAGCTGCAAGAGCTTGACTTAAACAACAACCAGCTTATCTCTATTCCTGCAGAGATAGGGCAATTATCGCAGCTGCAAGAGCTTGACTTAAACAACAACCAGCTCACATGCCTTCCTGCAGAGATAGGACAGTTATCACAGCTAATATGGCTTCGCCTAAACAACAACCAGCTTACCACCCTTCCCGTTGAGGTAGGACAGCTATCGCAGCTGCAAGAGCTTTACTTAAACAACAACCAGCTCACCACTCTTCCTGCAAAGATAGGGCAACTACCTGAAAGGTTAAATCTTAATTTAAAGGAAAATCCGCTGCAAAGCATTCCAGATGAAATAAAGCAGCGTTTTCGCCTGTAG
- a CDS encoding leucine-rich repeat domain-containing protein: MTATRLGLSNKQLISFPAWIRQLSQLQGLDLSNNQLISLPAEIGQLSHLQGLDLSNNQLAFLPAEIGQLPERLNLNLKENPLRSIPDEIKQRFRL, encoded by the coding sequence ATCACAGCTACAAGGCTTGGGTTAAGCAACAAACAACTTATCTCCTTTCCCGCATGGATAAGGCAGCTATCGCAGCTGCAAGGACTTGACTTAAGCAACAACCAACTTATCTCCCTTCCTGCAGAGATAGGGCAGCTATCTCATCTGCAAGGACTTGACTTAAGCAACAACCAGCTAGCCTTCCTTCCTGCAGAGATAGGGCAGTTACCTGAAAGGTTAAATCTTAATTTAAAGGAAAACCCGCTGCGAAGCATTCCAGATGAAATAAAGCAGCGTTTTCGGCTGTAG